A single region of the Elusimicrobiota bacterium genome encodes:
- a CDS encoding co-chaperone GroES: protein MAEATLTRVKIRPLGDRVLVRPLEAKEQKRGTLIIPDTAKEKPMEGEVVAVGKGKTSDEGKVMPMDVKAGDRVLYGKYSGTEIKIDGVEYLVCHQDDILGILE from the coding sequence ATGGCTGAAGCAACGTTGACGCGAGTCAAAATTCGGCCTCTAGGTGACCGGGTTCTTGTCCGGCCGCTTGAGGCGAAAGAGCAAAAGCGCGGCACCCTTATTATTCCCGACACGGCGAAAGAAAAACCGATGGAGGGAGAGGTTGTCGCAGTCGGCAAAGGCAAGACCTCGGATGAGGGCAAGGTTATGCCCATGGACGTTAAAGCGGGCGACCGGGTTCTCTACGGCAAATATTCAGGCACGGAGATCAAAATCGACGGCGTGGAATATTTGGTCTGCCACCAGGACGATATTCTCGGTATCCTGGAATAG
- the groL gene encoding chaperonin GroEL (60 kDa chaperone family; promotes refolding of misfolded polypeptides especially under stressful conditions; forms two stacked rings of heptamers to form a barrel-shaped 14mer; ends can be capped by GroES; misfolded proteins enter the barrel where they are refolded when GroES binds) → MAKQIAYGDDARKKIKAGVDKLANAVRVTLGPRGRHVLLDRKFGSPVHADDGATVAKEIELEDPLENMGAQLVREVATKTNDIAGDGTSTATILAQTLVSESLRNVTAGANPVFIRNGMQKAVETVTKEVRRMSRPVKTKEEKAQVATISANDTEVGSLIAEALEKVGHEGVITVEEGKSAETTLEVVEGMQFDRGWISPYFVSDAERMEAVLEDPYIIITDKKVSAMNDLLPVLEKVVQTGKPFCLVAEDVEGEALATLVVNKLRGTLKCAAIKAPGFGDRRKEMLQDIAILTDGKVISEELGFKFENASLDMLGRAKRVVADKENTTIVGGGGDKTEIKKRADQLRRQIKDTTSDYDREKLEERLAKLSGGVAVIAVGAATESEMKSKKLKVEDARNSTKAAVEEGIVPGGGVTLLRAAKALENLKGANPDEQVGINIMKRALQEPLRQLAWNSGLDGSVVVEKVFSLDENWGLNASTGEYVDLVKAGIVDPVKVELAALQNAVSISGLLLTTECMVSDIPEKKEKMPAPGGHHDMCRGLLFWVE, encoded by the coding sequence ATGGCAAAACAGATAGCTTACGGCGATGATGCTCGCAAAAAGATTAAAGCGGGCGTTGATAAGCTGGCGAATGCGGTCCGCGTGACCCTGGGACCCCGGGGACGCCACGTTTTGTTGGATCGTAAATTCGGCAGCCCGGTCCATGCCGATGACGGCGCTACCGTCGCCAAAGAGATCGAACTCGAGGATCCCTTGGAGAACATGGGAGCCCAGTTGGTCCGCGAAGTCGCGACCAAAACCAATGACATTGCCGGCGACGGCACCTCGACCGCGACCATTCTGGCCCAGACCTTGGTGTCTGAGAGCTTGAGGAACGTCACGGCCGGCGCCAACCCGGTCTTCATTCGAAACGGGATGCAGAAAGCCGTCGAAACCGTCACCAAAGAAGTCCGGCGCATGTCCCGGCCGGTTAAAACCAAAGAGGAGAAGGCGCAGGTTGCGACCATCTCCGCCAATGACACCGAGGTCGGCAGCCTGATTGCCGAGGCCTTGGAGAAAGTCGGCCATGAGGGCGTGATCACCGTTGAAGAAGGCAAATCCGCGGAAACCACGCTTGAAGTCGTGGAAGGCATGCAATTCGACCGCGGCTGGATCAGCCCCTATTTCGTGTCCGATGCCGAGCGCATGGAAGCGGTCTTGGAAGACCCTTATATCATCATTACCGATAAAAAGGTCTCCGCCATGAACGATCTTTTGCCCGTGCTGGAGAAAGTCGTTCAGACCGGCAAACCCTTCTGCTTGGTCGCGGAAGACGTCGAGGGCGAGGCCCTGGCGACGCTCGTGGTCAACAAACTGCGCGGCACCTTAAAGTGCGCGGCGATCAAAGCCCCCGGCTTCGGCGACCGGAGAAAAGAAATGCTCCAGGACATCGCCATTTTGACCGACGGCAAAGTGATCTCCGAGGAACTGGGCTTTAAGTTCGAGAATGCTTCCTTGGACATGCTCGGCCGTGCGAAACGCGTCGTTGCCGACAAAGAGAACACCACCATCGTGGGCGGCGGCGGCGACAAGACCGAAATCAAAAAGCGCGCGGATCAGCTCCGGCGGCAAATCAAAGACACCACCTCCGACTACGACCGGGAAAAGCTCGAAGAGCGTTTGGCGAAGCTTTCCGGCGGCGTGGCGGTGATTGCCGTGGGCGCGGCGACCGAGAGCGAGATGAAATCCAAAAAGCTCAAAGTCGAAGACGCCAGAAACTCCACCAAAGCGGCCGTTGAGGAAGGCATTGTTCCCGGCGGCGGCGTGACCCTCTTGAGGGCTGCTAAGGCCCTTGAGAATTTGAAGGGCGCTAATCCCGATGAACAGGTCGGCATCAACATCATGAAACGGGCTCTTCAGGAGCCGTTGCGGCAGTTGGCCTGGAATTCCGGGCTCGACGGCTCGGTCGTCGTGGAGAAGGTCTTTTCGCTCGATGAGAACTGGGGCTTAAATGCCTCCACGGGCGAGTACGTGGACCTGGTGAAAGCCGGTATCGTTGATCCCGTCAAAGTGGAGTTGGCAGCATTGCAGAACGCAGTTTCCATCTCCGGGCTTCTGTTGACCACCGAGTGCATGGTCAGCGATATCCCTGAGAAGAAGGAAAAAATGCCGGCTCCGGGCGGCCATCACGACATGTGCAGGGGGCTTTTGTTTTGGGTAGAATGA
- a CDS encoding fibronectin type III domain-containing protein, with amino-acid sequence MKKFKIAAVLIAVPLALNAAQSVRPTSTTILLAEISTYSFTVSWRERNNGDVTYTLIAATSSSLSPIVLSSTFHDPVSVSTNFAQAVIAGLQLNTKYWVSVQAQKVGNTPSLWSAADNDWTLANAPLASTAEAVTSKKIVLSWDAQGNPPTTKYEVTYSSDNFVNHLKTAVGFGANYTLTQATVSSLSADTLYYLRVRARSGGGDDSGYSNVITTRTQLGPAPNQPTSTTIAAVGAASMTVTWKEKNNGLLDYIVSASTDSNDLAGSIEITSTVTDANSGTKKIAQAVLSPLTPNTRYWVSVRAIEPDSVISAFSAPDEAATLAETPIAAFTGVFISSLALNWASPAVDASGFKVQLSTDASMTPPVVSQNAGGAVTSAIISGLHGSTTYFVRVGAINPDNEISYSAVIATTTKPAPPPLPPLSETPTLTKAIAVTHASLTVAWKEKNGGDVSYLVVASTDPDDIAGSIVSSATHRDPLSNVDEITTTTVSGLSPNRAYWVSVQATRLGYRSSDFSSPNSTMTLAQAVSPVFSHVTSSAITAAWNIPPGGASGFVFELAGTFDFSSALSSSSRNAPVTALAIGNLSPNSVYFGRVASINTEGVFNWSSIITTQTPPAPFAPPAPAQRPELSAIVGITTGSAIVSWKEKNSGFIQYMLVAALDNNNIAGTIVATRLLTDAGSQINKVATATLSGLMPNTLYYLAVSASRGGLSFDNFSLPGQIVTLANPPDDLDALRQGPGSYLVRWSAAGNPSDTAYELSFSPDNFTAVVSTPVPFSAKFTGTKAVLSNLGTGLTYYVRVRAQNKEGKTGAFSETLGLFAQPPPSASSSTVKPGLAAIVVPVNDTRLDFGAGAMRNDAVIYVSTDPVNVPIEVNPVLIQDAVNRLEGKQLLAGLIREFLAVEQGNQRVERFGAPVTLEISYAAHDVDRDGIVDASVPAISVQELAIWRLDEAKGEFILCAGSRVDTGRRAVICSLEHFSVYAVLAQPRVLSAAQDVYAFPVPWRPNDADASNGTAAGITFANCPAQGNIAIYSLAGDLVRTIGLTGAAQIIWDGRNESGDFAASGVYLWRVEDGGSSKTGKLMVIR; translated from the coding sequence ATGAAAAAATTTAAAATCGCCGCCGTCCTGATCGCCGTTCCCCTGGCATTAAACGCGGCTCAGTCCGTCCGGCCGACCAGCACAACCATTCTCCTCGCTGAAATCAGCACTTATTCATTCACTGTTTCTTGGCGCGAGCGTAATAACGGCGATGTCACGTATACGCTGATTGCGGCGACAAGCTCGTCCTTGAGCCCCATTGTCTTAAGCTCCACGTTTCATGATCCTGTTAGCGTCTCAACCAATTTCGCGCAAGCTGTTATTGCCGGGCTGCAGCTTAACACCAAGTATTGGGTTTCGGTGCAGGCGCAGAAAGTCGGGAATACGCCTAGTTTATGGTCGGCGGCGGATAATGATTGGACATTAGCCAATGCGCCGCTGGCGTCGACGGCCGAGGCTGTTACCTCGAAAAAAATCGTTTTGTCTTGGGATGCGCAGGGGAATCCTCCGACGACAAAATACGAAGTGACGTATTCTTCGGATAATTTCGTCAATCACCTCAAAACAGCCGTTGGTTTCGGCGCTAATTACACCTTGACCCAGGCGACGGTTTCTTCGTTGTCCGCCGATACGCTTTATTATTTGCGCGTGCGCGCCAGGAGCGGAGGCGGTGATGATTCCGGTTATTCGAATGTGATCACCACCCGCACTCAATTGGGTCCGGCGCCTAATCAACCCACATCGACGACGATTGCCGCGGTCGGCGCCGCGAGCATGACCGTGACTTGGAAAGAGAAAAACAACGGACTCTTGGACTACATTGTTTCCGCTTCCACGGACTCCAATGACTTGGCGGGCTCGATCGAGATCACGAGTACGGTGACGGACGCCAATTCAGGGACCAAAAAAATCGCCCAGGCTGTCTTGAGCCCTTTAACGCCCAATACCCGGTATTGGGTTTCGGTGCGCGCCATCGAGCCCGATTCCGTGATCAGCGCGTTTTCTGCGCCGGACGAAGCCGCGACCTTGGCCGAAACCCCGATCGCGGCATTCACCGGGGTTTTCATCAGCAGTTTGGCGCTCAATTGGGCCTCACCTGCGGTCGATGCTTCCGGATTTAAAGTGCAATTGTCCACCGACGCCTCGATGACGCCGCCGGTCGTTTCTCAAAACGCCGGCGGCGCCGTCACCTCGGCCATCATCAGCGGACTCCACGGTTCGACGACTTATTTCGTCAGAGTCGGAGCCATTAATCCTGATAATGAAATCAGTTATAGCGCCGTCATCGCCACCACGACCAAACCCGCGCCGCCGCCTCTGCCCCCGTTGTCCGAAACACCGACATTGACCAAAGCCATTGCCGTGACCCATGCTTCCCTGACCGTGGCTTGGAAGGAGAAAAACGGTGGCGACGTTTCCTACCTTGTCGTGGCGTCGACGGATCCTGATGATATCGCGGGCAGTATCGTTTCTTCGGCCACGCATCGCGATCCGCTGAGCAATGTGGATGAAATCACCACAACCACGGTTTCGGGTTTATCCCCTAACCGGGCCTATTGGGTCAGCGTGCAGGCCACGCGCCTGGGGTACCGTTCGAGCGACTTCTCAAGCCCCAACAGCACCATGACCTTGGCTCAGGCCGTCAGCCCGGTTTTTTCCCATGTGACCAGTTCCGCAATCACCGCGGCCTGGAATATTCCGCCCGGGGGGGCTTCCGGATTTGTTTTTGAGTTGGCGGGCACGTTCGATTTTTCCAGCGCGCTGTCCTCGTCGAGCCGCAACGCGCCGGTGACCGCTCTGGCCATCGGGAATCTGTCGCCTAACTCGGTGTATTTCGGCCGCGTGGCTTCAATCAACACCGAAGGCGTTTTCAATTGGAGCTCCATCATCACGACTCAAACGCCGCCGGCGCCTTTTGCGCCCCCGGCGCCGGCCCAACGGCCGGAACTGTCTGCGATCGTCGGCATCACAACCGGCTCAGCCATCGTTTCTTGGAAGGAGAAAAACAGCGGTTTCATTCAATATATGCTGGTCGCGGCTTTGGATAACAACAATATAGCGGGAACCATTGTCGCGACTCGCCTCCTGACGGATGCCGGCAGTCAAATCAATAAAGTCGCCACCGCAACGCTTTCCGGCTTGATGCCCAACACCTTGTATTACCTGGCCGTTTCCGCCTCCAGAGGGGGATTATCGTTTGATAATTTTTCCCTCCCGGGCCAAATTGTGACCTTGGCCAATCCCCCGGATGATTTGGACGCCTTGCGCCAGGGGCCGGGGTCTTATCTTGTCCGTTGGTCCGCTGCCGGCAATCCATCGGATACGGCTTATGAACTGAGTTTTTCGCCGGATAACTTTACCGCCGTTGTTTCGACGCCTGTTCCATTTTCGGCTAAATTCACCGGAACCAAGGCCGTGCTGTCGAATTTAGGCACCGGGCTGACTTATTACGTGCGCGTGCGCGCTCAAAACAAGGAAGGAAAAACAGGCGCATTTTCCGAAACCTTGGGGTTATTCGCCCAGCCGCCGCCGTCGGCATCGTCATCTACGGTCAAGCCCGGCCTGGCGGCGATCGTCGTGCCCGTTAATGACACGCGCCTTGATTTCGGCGCCGGCGCCATGCGCAACGATGCGGTGATTTATGTTTCCACCGACCCGGTCAATGTGCCGATCGAAGTCAACCCGGTCCTCATCCAAGATGCCGTCAACCGGCTTGAGGGCAAGCAGTTATTAGCCGGGTTGATCAGGGAATTTTTGGCCGTGGAACAGGGCAATCAGAGGGTTGAACGCTTCGGCGCGCCCGTGACTCTTGAAATTTCTTACGCGGCCCATGACGTTGACCGTGACGGCATCGTGGATGCCTCGGTTCCCGCGATTTCCGTTCAAGAATTGGCGATTTGGCGTTTGGACGAGGCCAAGGGCGAATTTATTCTTTGCGCGGGCTCCCGTGTCGACACGGGACGCCGGGCGGTTATCTGCAGTTTGGAACATTTTTCCGTATACGCGGTGTTGGCGCAGCCCCGGGTTTTATCCGCGGCGCAGGATGTGTATGCCTTCCCCGTTCCCTGGCGGCCCAATGACGCCGACGCTTCCAACGGAACCGCGGCAGGCATCACCTTCGCCAATTGTCCGGCTCAGGGCAACATCGCCATTTATTCCTTAGCCGGCGATTTGGTCAGAACGATCGGGCTGACCGGAGCCGCTCAAATTATCTGGGACGGCAGGAATGAATCCGGGGATTTTGCGGCGAGCGGGGTTTATCTCTGGCGCGTCGAGGACGGGGGTTCCTCGAAAACCGGCAAGCTGATGGTGATCCGATGA
- a CDS encoding PorV/PorQ family protein: MSGVRARAAWAAALCLWPGVCRADSAGTVSGKFLSLGVGGAAIAMGETGVGLSRGVYAAYWNPAGLALMPSPEAAFMHNQFFESINQQYLAYAHPSRWGTAAVAVTRLGMDPIASYDAAGARRGDVEAADTSAGFSFGRLLTQSFAVGAGLKMVQERLGPVTADTWASDLGLIWRVPDAGLPERLGELHLGAGYANLGPGLKFDQERFPLHETLRVGLGLKTKLAARPLIVGLDGVRPNDGEAFAAAGFQWQPVDFLAARAGFRSGQDIGSGLRFGVGFYIKAVSVDYAWAGFGDLGAAHRMSVQFRFGRPQRAQLSLIRGAPMIKEITVVPPVSYRFGQPKTLPWDAALKTPAPASAVGASGVEAKSPEAAKPARAASAPAVVSPQERGIQHAVATPDMAGARSARRAPGLLIAMAALLAGFLWFKRRRKR; encoded by the coding sequence ATGAGCGGAGTCCGGGCGCGGGCGGCCTGGGCTGCGGCTTTGTGTTTATGGCCCGGCGTTTGTCGCGCGGATTCCGCGGGCACGGTCTCCGGAAAATTTCTTTCCTTGGGCGTCGGCGGCGCGGCCATTGCCATGGGGGAGACGGGCGTGGGCTTGAGCCGGGGCGTGTACGCCGCTTATTGGAATCCGGCCGGGCTGGCGTTGATGCCGTCGCCTGAAGCCGCGTTCATGCACAATCAATTTTTTGAATCCATCAATCAGCAGTATTTAGCCTATGCCCATCCTTCGCGTTGGGGCACGGCGGCCGTGGCTGTGACGCGCCTGGGCATGGACCCCATCGCCTCTTACGATGCCGCGGGCGCGCGCCGGGGCGACGTCGAGGCCGCGGATACGAGCGCGGGTTTTTCTTTCGGCCGGCTTTTGACCCAATCATTCGCCGTGGGCGCGGGCTTAAAAATGGTCCAGGAGCGTTTGGGACCGGTGACCGCGGACACTTGGGCTTCGGATTTAGGCTTGATTTGGCGGGTTCCCGATGCCGGATTGCCGGAGCGATTAGGCGAGCTTCATTTAGGCGCCGGTTACGCGAATTTGGGCCCGGGGTTGAAATTCGATCAGGAGCGTTTCCCTTTGCATGAGACGCTGCGCGTGGGCTTGGGATTAAAAACGAAGCTCGCGGCCCGGCCGCTGATCGTGGGCCTCGACGGCGTCCGTCCCAATGACGGAGAGGCGTTCGCGGCCGCCGGTTTTCAATGGCAGCCGGTTGATTTTTTGGCGGCGCGCGCCGGGTTTCGCTCGGGTCAGGATATCGGGTCCGGGCTGCGTTTCGGCGTCGGGTTTTATATCAAGGCCGTGAGCGTGGATTATGCTTGGGCGGGTTTCGGGGATTTAGGCGCCGCTCATCGCATGAGCGTTCAATTTCGTTTCGGCCGCCCTCAACGCGCCCAACTCAGCCTGATCCGCGGCGCGCCGATGATTAAGGAAATAACGGTCGTGCCCCCGGTCTCCTATCGTTTCGGCCAGCCTAAAACTCTTCCTTGGGATGCGGCCTTGAAAACGCCGGCCCCGGCGTCGGCCGTTGGCGCCTCCGGCGTCGAAGCGAAAAGTCCGGAGGCCGCCAAGCCGGCCCGCGCCGCGTCTGCGCCGGCGGTGGTTTCGCCGCAGGAGCGCGGTATCCAACATGCGGTAGCAACGCCTGACATGGCCGGCGCCCGTTCGGCCCGGCGCGCCCCCGGGTTGCTTATAGCCATGGCCGCTTTGCTGGCGGGGTTCCTTTGGTTTAAGCGGCGCAGAAAACGGTAA
- a CDS encoding 3'-5' exonuclease → MRVATETYIDEAPLCFIDCETTGLDPFHGDRICEIAFVRVEQGSITKTFETLINPEREISLGAFFVNGIDGRSLVDKPRFIEIVPEIMEAVNSAVLVGHNVVFDLSFLREELRRVGMSLGAVPAVDTLRLAKRLYTLPSFALAPLAESLNVDTEDSGFEEPARLHRAMADVRLLKGVFDSMVTQLRRKEGVVRLGDLLKIAGH, encoded by the coding sequence ATGCGCGTCGCCACCGAGACTTACATCGACGAGGCGCCGTTATGCTTCATCGATTGCGAAACCACCGGATTGGATCCTTTTCACGGCGACCGGATTTGCGAAATCGCTTTCGTCCGCGTTGAACAAGGCTCGATCACCAAAACCTTCGAGACGCTGATCAATCCCGAGCGGGAGATTTCCTTGGGCGCTTTTTTCGTCAACGGCATCGACGGCCGTTCCCTGGTGGACAAGCCGCGTTTTATTGAAATCGTGCCCGAGATCATGGAGGCGGTCAATTCGGCCGTGCTCGTCGGCCATAACGTGGTTTTTGATTTGAGTTTTTTACGAGAGGAACTGCGGCGTGTCGGCATGAGTTTGGGCGCGGTGCCGGCCGTTGACACCTTGCGCTTGGCCAAGCGGCTCTATACCTTACCCTCATTCGCGCTGGCTCCGTTGGCTGAATCTCTGAACGTCGACACCGAGGATTCAGGTTTTGAGGAACCCGCGCGCTTGCATCGGGCCATGGCGGATGTTCGTCTCCTGAAAGGCGTCTTCGATTCCATGGTGACTCAATTGCGTCGGAAGGAGGGCGTGGTGCGCCTGGGTGATTTGCTCAAAATCGCCGGCCATTAG
- a CDS encoding aromatic amino acid lyase encodes MTAPPVGLYSVKKTNFIDIDPSKPFAWADFLSVVRAGTAARASVSAKRRIDAGHRTLLKLLDDPAVKIYGIHTGFGGLQGEAIADNDLERHQRDLVASHACGVGPEMDKFEVRAMMYLRARQLARGHSGISRRAFNAYLETLNARRPPAVPIQGSVGACGDLIPLAHAGLHVLERIPAGSLGPRDGLALINGTEASLALALLGLEESRHLWRAALQAAAMGLFAVSGKTESWSPEFIRLKKHREMEVAAEDLLHCLGSYRKNGLPQDPYSLRAAVHLLGASLKLLNTAEEMLTAEADSVTDNPVILPRGPSVFHGAHFHGIQVSLAADLSAWAVHLLGLTSERRTDFLLSGRRQLPSMLAARTKSSGLMMLQTVQGALVAENRILAHPASSDSIPLSANQEDVVPMAMGAALKLKNVVANASRVIAVEALAAGRAVVLSGRAKELAAKTNLAPFMERLRRAAGVVLEGEDRGFSMAIEMLALALRRPENIK; translated from the coding sequence ATGACCGCACCACCGGTCGGCCTCTATTCGGTTAAGAAAACGAATTTTATCGATATCGACCCATCCAAGCCTTTCGCCTGGGCTGATTTTTTGTCCGTGGTCAGGGCCGGCACGGCCGCGCGCGCTTCAGTGTCCGCCAAGCGCCGCATCGACGCGGGCCATCGGACGCTTTTAAAGCTTCTCGATGATCCCGCCGTTAAAATTTACGGCATCCACACCGGTTTCGGCGGCCTCCAGGGAGAAGCAATCGCGGACAATGATTTGGAGCGTCATCAGCGGGATTTGGTCGCCAGCCACGCCTGCGGCGTGGGTCCGGAAATGGATAAATTCGAGGTCCGCGCCATGATGTACTTACGCGCCAGGCAATTAGCGCGCGGGCATTCCGGCATTTCTCGGCGCGCCTTCAACGCGTATTTGGAAACGCTCAACGCCCGGCGGCCGCCTGCCGTGCCCATCCAGGGGTCCGTGGGCGCTTGCGGCGATTTGATCCCCTTGGCGCATGCCGGATTGCATGTGCTTGAACGCATCCCGGCCGGGTCCCTGGGCCCCAGAGACGGTTTGGCGTTGATCAATGGAACCGAGGCTTCCTTGGCGTTGGCTTTGCTCGGGTTGGAAGAAAGCCGGCATCTCTGGCGCGCTGCGCTGCAAGCCGCGGCCATGGGGTTGTTCGCCGTTTCCGGGAAAACCGAATCTTGGAGCCCGGAATTCATCAGGCTCAAAAAACACCGGGAGATGGAAGTCGCGGCCGAGGATCTTCTACATTGCCTTGGGTCTTATAGGAAAAACGGCCTCCCTCAGGACCCTTATTCCCTGCGCGCGGCCGTTCATTTGCTCGGCGCATCGTTGAAGCTCTTAAATACGGCTGAAGAAATGCTCACAGCCGAGGCGGATTCGGTAACGGATAATCCGGTGATTTTGCCCAGGGGTCCGTCTGTTTTTCATGGCGCGCATTTCCATGGGATTCAAGTGTCCTTGGCTGCGGATTTGTCGGCCTGGGCCGTGCATCTGCTGGGCCTGACATCGGAACGCCGCACGGATTTTTTATTGTCCGGGAGGCGCCAGTTGCCTTCCATGCTGGCCGCGCGCACGAAGAGTTCCGGGCTCATGATGCTGCAAACGGTTCAAGGCGCTTTGGTCGCTGAAAACAGGATTTTGGCGCACCCGGCTTCTTCCGATTCCATCCCCTTGTCCGCCAATCAAGAAGATGTGGTACCCATGGCCATGGGCGCGGCTTTGAAATTAAAAAACGTGGTCGCCAATGCCTCCCGCGTCATTGCCGTGGAGGCGCTGGCCGCCGGGCGTGCCGTGGTTTTGTCCGGGCGCGCCAAGGAACTCGCGGCCAAGACGAATCTCGCCCCCTTTATGGAGCGTTTGCGCCGCGCCGCCGGCGTTGTTCTTGAGGGCGAGGACCGGGGATTTTCCATGGCCATCGAAATGCTGGCGCTCGCCTTAAGGCGGCCCGAGAATATAAAATAG
- a CDS encoding TldD/PmbA family protein: protein MADWLRDNARRSDCFADLHVSVARERALKWRKGRFDEQGVSLSTQISLRAVDALGREASAAAAGVSPEPAVLEGLLEKAKRALPYAGANPYRPAPSWLDYLGEPKNEKSKLDIVDPDWDLKIGAWPALARHCLGLLARRKGLKEVLAMELAAGIEENVYAASNGIVRRETGSAGSLSVELVAEKKGEIRVFGGGASSRRWSDLRRKAPAVLEKTARLTLGLAGARQPPLGRFPVVIDPWLGEEMLELLAPSFSADRVHKGFSPWKNRLGETVAGSPVSLIDDGRLKGGLGSARWDDEGFATGRQVLIDAGRLCGFLYDFASARKDGARTTGNAVCAGDGTPSPGTSNFYLAAGKSSPQSLIEETRRGVYLIALQGLHTVDLAAGHFSLGGSGFWIEGGELAYGIDRFSVSGNMFDLLKSIDAVGSDLEFNGSMAAPTVRVAHLDIGA from the coding sequence TTGGCCGATTGGCTTAGGGACAACGCGCGCCGGTCGGATTGTTTCGCCGATCTTCATGTCTCGGTCGCCCGGGAACGCGCGCTGAAATGGCGTAAAGGGCGTTTCGATGAACAGGGCGTTTCATTGTCCACGCAAATCAGCTTGCGCGCCGTTGACGCCTTAGGCAGGGAAGCGTCGGCCGCAGCCGCTGGCGTTTCGCCCGAACCCGCGGTTCTCGAAGGGCTGCTGGAAAAGGCCAAGCGCGCTCTGCCTTATGCCGGAGCCAATCCCTATCGGCCGGCGCCTTCATGGCTGGATTATTTGGGCGAACCAAAGAATGAAAAATCAAAACTTGACATTGTCGACCCGGACTGGGATTTAAAAATCGGCGCTTGGCCGGCGTTGGCGCGGCATTGCCTCGGCCTTTTGGCTCGCCGGAAAGGTTTAAAAGAAGTGCTGGCCATGGAGCTGGCCGCTGGGATCGAAGAGAACGTTTACGCGGCGTCCAATGGGATTGTCCGTCGTGAAACAGGAAGCGCCGGGTCTTTGAGCGTTGAGCTTGTCGCCGAAAAAAAGGGGGAGATCCGCGTGTTCGGCGGCGGCGCATCTTCGAGACGCTGGTCGGATCTTCGGCGCAAAGCGCCCGCCGTTCTTGAAAAAACCGCGCGATTGACATTGGGCTTGGCCGGCGCGCGCCAGCCTCCTTTGGGGCGTTTCCCCGTGGTCATCGATCCCTGGCTGGGAGAAGAGATGCTTGAGCTGTTGGCCCCGTCCTTCAGCGCGGATCGCGTGCACAAAGGGTTTTCTCCTTGGAAAAATAGGTTAGGCGAGACCGTCGCCGGGTCGCCGGTCTCGCTGATTGACGACGGACGTTTAAAAGGGGGTTTGGGCAGCGCCCGCTGGGATGACGAAGGGTTCGCGACCGGACGGCAGGTTCTCATCGACGCCGGGCGCCTTTGCGGTTTTCTTTATGATTTCGCTTCGGCCAGAAAGGACGGCGCGCGCACAACCGGCAACGCGGTTTGCGCAGGCGACGGGACCCCCTCGCCGGGGACCAGTAATTTTTATTTGGCCGCCGGGAAAAGTTCACCCCAGAGTTTGATCGAGGAGACGCGGCGCGGCGTTTACCTGATCGCTTTGCAGGGGCTGCATACCGTTGATTTGGCCGCGGGTCATTTTTCTTTAGGCGGCAGCGGATTTTGGATCGAGGGGGGAGAATTGGCTTACGGAATCGACCGGTTCAGCGTTTCGGGGAATATGTTCGATCTTTTGAAAAGTATCGATGCGGTCGGTTCGGATTTGGAATTCAACGGCTCGATGGCGGCCCCGACCGTGCGCGTCGCTCATCTCGATATTGGCGCATAA
- a CDS encoding Trm112 family protein — MIKEELLSILACPKCKGPIVAVDETEKPGEQRTGPSLQYLDCRKCRLRYKIHDGIPVMLIDEAQGY; from the coding sequence ATGATTAAAGAAGAATTGCTTTCGATTTTGGCCTGCCCCAAGTGCAAGGGGCCGATCGTGGCCGTTGATGAGACGGAAAAACCAGGGGAGCAGAGAACGGGGCCAAGCCTCCAGTATCTGGATTGCCGCAAATGCCGGCTGCGCTATAAGATTCACGACGGCATTCCCGTGATGCTCATTGATGAGGCGCAGGGTTATTAA